The genome window TGAATTctgcaacacagctaataacAATGAATCCTCCATGTTGACCTGTCAGCTTGCTATTGGTCAACAGCGCAAAGTCCtgtgtcaaagttcaccaaagttaTAGATTCTGACAGGTTTCGACTCATTTCCATATCAAATCAAAGATGGCGGCTCACTGGCTGTGgatggagtatttttttttgtccagatggaaataaaataaattatagaAGATGTATTTGTTAATTCCTCTGGAAAACACTCAGATATGTCATCTGTGgcttctttcttctctgaaACTAGTGCCTGTTCGGAGCCACTAAACACAGGCATCTAGTATCTTTACTACAAAATGCACAACAGCCAGCTGATTCGTCCAAATCAACATGAACAAGCGTCTCAAAGCTGTACATGAAATATTATACTCACTAATGACGTGTTTTACAGGAATGTCGACATCCCTACCCACTCCAGCCAGACGACCGTCTGAGACCAAAGTGTTTCTGATCCACGCTGTTCAGAATGAAAGGGAGTCGTGTTGGGGGacgagggaggaggaaggaggtggtgACCGGACTTTAACTGAAAACAACCCTCAAGCTGTTTGATCAGAGAGAGGAAAcgtctcctccctccatctccaccgtaatcagcaggaaaacacaccaTCAGCTTCAGTCCGGCCTCCTTCTAAACATCTTTGTCTGTAAACAGCGAAGGTTCATTTCCTGCTCTGAAGCAAAACGACTGGAGTCAAAACCTTTTGATTAAAGACCCAACTGTGAACGAAGCTGTTGTGGTCACGTCGGACAAGAtgttctgctcctctgtttGGGTACGACCGAATGATGCCCATCAACTGAGCAGAACACAGACTCAAGCTCAATGCTTCGGTgacaattataaaaaaaaacatattgcacATGCCACAAGTTAAAACCCAACgtaacagcagctgaaagtgtttgtgctgAACCTCTGGTGGTTGGACTCTTTTTGAGTGTCGGCATCTTGATTTTGGATCCAGGAGTGACCGTTTTTAGAcgagagggtggagctgagggggAGTGTCTAAACTGGCAACCTGACTGCACCTGGCTCCAGGCTACACCGGGCGAAGTCGCTTCTGTAAATCAGGGTAAACTTTAGAGTGCTCAGTGCCATGGAAACACATCATTTTGCCTCTATACAGATGGAGAGGTCGCCATGGCAGCGACTTTTACTCTAAATTAGACCATGATTTATAAAATGAgcatcatgctgtattgaagaagacttgaaactagcgaCGGAGAGCATTGACTCATTGGGAAAATCTTTAGTGAGGTAacaaatcaagtgagaagttGGGTAATTTCTCATAGACTTCTTCCCACATCCCgcttttcttggtgcagttggtgagaggcaggggtagatgatggtagtgcggcacttggcacttacatgtggcatctaggcctgtggtatcattgtagcagctaacaatagctaaagcggtggtagtatgatagtatcttagcagttagcattggcatctagcagttaacattaacagtataggtgaacctagctgtattgtcttcttctgttcttcttagcagttagcagttagcatttaggattagctaaatggtagcatcggtactgtattgtcttcttctgttcttcttggcagttagcggttagcgttagcattagcattagctaaatggtagcattggtactggccactacctggagcatctcctaaacaggcctgggtcagttgaacgtggcagtgctgtttggattgtgtagtagcagtgtgaactggcactagggggggtgactctgggacgccggagttcaccgcctagcctcctggaggtgtcgtaggactaagtaggcgaaacaccgttgaagggaggtttccacctgatgacccccagagacatCAGGTGGACATCAGCagttaggaatcactgctctttggcatgtatagagacagattaggggtccaaggttcttcactgagaatgaatcctcttcTGTGGAACtggacttctttttgcaaccagtgggGTCGCCCCCTGCTGTCCATTAGACAGAATGGAGCTGCCTCGCTCTTCAGACCCGCTGGCTACACCCACTTCTCCGACACAGTCTATGAGCTGGAGCGATGGAGTTGATGACCTCTCAGGTGTGCcagtacactgtgacatcactgttgggtgtgatTACAGGATCAACCAGAGGGGGGCAGTGAAATTTTCAGGCTGTGGTTCAGTTACACTTTATTGGATCTCTGGTCCTCGTTGTGGCCACTCAAAATTTTTATCACCAACGTGCTCAGAGGGTCTCTTCAGTGTACAAACCTCAGCTGTTCAATGGCCGTAAAGTCTCACGAGGTggaaatgaagtaaaaaaaacttgagAAACGTACTGAAGTGTTCTGCAGATGaacctccactgctgctgctttgagaCGGAGAGACACTCAGCAGGCGTAAACTGTTCAGTGCCACTGCAGCAGGTTGGAGGTTTAAAGTGCTTCATCATCACACAGGTGAAATGCAAATGTGGCTGACTTACCTGGAAGTCCACAAACGGCCAGAAGCTGTTTACACAAGAGTTATCATTTCTGCTGAAACATTTAAGACGAGACTaaagaaaacaaccaaacacGCAGCAGTTCAAACATCCAGAGCCAGTTTTCACGCCGACACACGTATGAagtgtaaaactgaaatatcaACCGATTAGTATTCTTTACTGTATTATTCACACAGCATTAGTGTCATTACTGACATTatagaaaacatgaaatggTTTTTCCTGATGACCAAATAACAtggatgaaagagaggaagcagcagtAACACCAACAGTACCTGAGTGATGGTGTTTCTGTCCAGaagtttgattttctttcatttaaaccTCATTTCTTCTCCGTTTGTTCTGTCGGCTGTTAAATCTGGTTTCATGTCCTGCTGAACTTCAGTCAGCCATCTTCAGCTCTCAAAGTCTGACCGCTTCAACCTGAAGCAGCCACCACACCTGctgagcatacacacacacacttacacacacactcagctacGTCGTCAGTGTTCAAACAGAGGTGGAGTCGTTGCTGCTGAAGTACCAGTTATTCAGATATGTGTCATCCAGCAgaacaacagctgctgaaagGAGTCGAGTCTTCGCGCCTCCTTTGAGTCAATGCTGCAAAGATTAAGCAGGCGATGGCGTTCTACTTAGAtcttttaatgtgttgttttatggGTTTCACCTTTTAATTCATTCACGTTTGGATGTTATTCTGACGTGACGTTGTAGTTGTTCTAGCAGCTCGGCTGTATGGGTGGAAATGTCAGTCGGTGAGCCTCCAGATCCAGACTGAAAATATCCGGATGCATTAAGATGAAATactgtacagatattcatgttcctcagaggatgaatcccaatgactttgatgatcctctgacttttccttttgtgcaaACGTGATATGTGTGGCTCTAACTACTATAAAATctggatgaactgtaataactctAACACCAGGTGATCTCTGACTTTGGCACCACCAGGtcaaaatacctgcaaaacctctgacgttcccatcagcctcggctgtacTTTGATTGCTGCTAACTAGCATATAGCATGctcatgctaaactaagatgtaaagatcagcatgttggcattgTGACATATCATTCGGACATGGTGACACAAAATGCTCATTATAAATGACTGATTGTTGCAGGGAGAAGTGAATGAGAACCATTCTGAACAGGTGAGAACACCTCGCTGTCCCATGATGCACCACATGAGCCAGTTTGTTTGAAGCGTACCGAGGCCTTAACTGAAAGTTCATCGTGGGTTCCAGcacatgtaaaaatacacactgaagTCTCATTTAACTGATACTGCATTTATTGGTTTCAGTGGTGAGATAAGCAAGAGCAGGCCGGAGCCAATCACATCGAAGTAATCAGAGCAGGAAACGGTTTCCCGGCAACTATCAACAGCTCTTCTCCAGAACTGAATTTATACTGGTCTTTAAAGGGGGAATCAAGACTGTAGCTAcaggaaactgctgctgctctgttctgttctgctggCATAAACCTGGCAGCATGTTGCTCACCTGGTCAGGCacaatcagtgatgtcacaacAGGTGTTGCACTTAAAGgggccctgtggagttttcctccaaacacacacaatgctttcACAACTCACCAAAACAGCACATGGAGCGGATTTCCCTCCTCGTTAACACACTGCAAAGCAGctttttaagcattttaaatccagcattgtttacatccatgtttgcaGCGCTTCTTCCTCACTGCTGCACGTCAGCATGTCTGATCAGTGGATCAGCATGAAACCGTTAGGACTGCATCACATCACCCACATGTATGTccaagaaaaccaaaacaggaacccactcaaagacaaacagctccACGGTGCCACTCCAGGTCTAAAACTCCACAGCGAAGCCTTCAGTTGTCAAAGACGATGCTGAGTTTAAAACAGAATTCCCACAGAAGGGAAATAAAGATCACCGTAAACTTCTTCCTCAGTCTTCTGGTCTTCCTCACCTTTCACCACGTCAGTGAATGGATCTGACTTTAATCTCATTCATGACGACCGAAACCTGTTTTAAGGTTTTGGCAAAAATATAGAAAGAAATTCTTGAAAACTTTCCACATATATATgattaatttttattttgttattttgtcttgGCCAGAGGTTTTTTCCTCACGTAATATATTGATAATCCAGGGCTGACACacctgctgtgatgtcactgactGAAGAACCAATGAAACTCAACGTATGTGACCCCCAAAGAGCAACTTTAAGAGCAGATTTAACCTTTAAAACCTGAAACTGTGGAACCGCTTGCAGTTTCCCGCTCTGGTTACATGTCATGTTCGTCCTGTTGATTCTACAAAAAACAGGACACCTTCTCCTTCTTTTACCAAAGAGGCTGCAGTCACCCAGGAAAAATAACATTCATCTctctatgtactgtatgtgagtgAATAATATGCTCTTCTGGGATCCTTTAAACTATGTGTTTGGAAAGCAAAAAGACTGATCTGCAGTCAGTGTTTATTTACCGCCCAAACCACCTTTATCATTTTATTGAGAACATTTAAATAACATTAGAACTAAATGTGGTACAGCGTGGATGTACACGGAGGATCCGGGCGGGTTGAATGAAGATTTtgacgcagacacacacagcttcctgtttctcctctgttaTGTACACTGAAGGTGCGACAGCGGCCGGCAGATCAGAAGTTGATGGCTTTGCCGAAGGAAGCGGCCAGGTTTGCTTCTCGGAAGGCCTCCGACACCGTCTGCAGGACGAGGATGACGAGCAGAGGGtggatgaggagagggaggagaaggatgaagaggatgaagcGGCAGCTATGCTAGGGTTGCATACAAAGTTGATATCATTTGTGTGGTTGAGTGTTAACTGTcaatatttcagtttatatgaattttctgcagattatgtgtgtGCCATAGGTGTCAGCTGATGTGGTCAGTCACGATCTTAGGATAAAATGTAGTGATATGATGCTCTTGtgtggttggtgtgtgtgtgtgtgttgcagcatgACGTACAGGATGGGCGTGGCAGACTCTGGCGACGTCCTCACAGGAAGCACCGTACTCCATGGCCAAAGCGGCTTCATTGATCATCTCTCCTGCCCCCTGCAGGGAAACACGCAAACAACGACTTTCAACATACAAGGAAGAAAGCTCCAgctggcatgctaacatgcttaaatgctaacatggtaATTGCTAGCAAGACATTGTACTAATTTAGCTGTCATGCTAACTGTAGGCGTGTTCATTTCATGTTACAGGAGgctgacatgctaacattcatGTTCCTTCATTGCAATATTTTTTGACATGCATGTTAAGATATACTAACGCGCTAAtattaacatttagctcaaactaCAGCTAACTCTAAGTCTAACAAGCTGAGAGAGTCCTAAACTGGCCACCATACACAGGATAAACCGTTTGGATTTAGCTAACAACTGGCGCCACCTTCAGGACAAACTACATTGATTGAACAGACTAATGGTAAGAAACTCAGAAAAGCAACACTGTTGTTAAAACCTCTTGGGGATGTTAGTGTGACTGCAGAGTATCACCAATGAAAAACCTCCATAACACCAAGTAATAGATCTGTTTCATAGCAGACATTCTGACCTCAAAGCAGGTaaacacaggtgtaattaaCAGCATTAATGAAGGCCGTGTTCCATTTAGGTGGGCTAGTTGCAGGGTGCATGCTCAGTGGACAGACTGCCTGTGACACTtaatggaacagagccatcgtTAAGAGAAACCTGCGTTTCTCCTGTTGGTTTTCAAAGATTCTGTCCATCCcacacattcagcagctgctctgacctTTACCTCGAAAAACACCTGTGGGGCGTGCAGAGACTTTGAGGCCAACATGTCTAGACTAGACTAGCATCAGGACAGAAAATGCCAGCCGGTCCCTCTCACTCTGAAAACAACCCGTTCACACTCAGTCACGTGTGGTCTGTCTGATGTTTCGATGGAAGCTCTTACAGTTCCCACGATGTGAGCTCCCAGCATCCTGTCCGTCTCCTTGTGGCTGAGGATCTTCACCATGCCATCGGTGTCGGCGTTGGTCTTGGCTCGGCTGTTGGCTGCGAAGGGGAACTTGCCGACTCTGTACGGGACGCCCTGAGGAGGAAAGGAGCAGAGTCCGACTGTGAATCGCTGCTGGACCCTCAGCACTGAAAACCACAGGGACTAGACATCACATGACTCCTAACAGGGAGGTTCAGCATCAAACATAGTCTGCTCCTGAACGTAGCTTTAGTTCTGCACATCATTCTGAACTCATGCGACCGTCGCAGGCTGTCAGATATTTGCAGCgtcacagacctgcagtgtgtgaatatCCCGCTGATACagaacattttcttattttaaaataactacaacacacaaaccacagagTCTCGGCTCggtctgcagctctggctcacttCACTAACACAGAGTGTTTCCATCTTCATTTAGActctagagctgaaacaatcaattagttgactgacagaaaactaAAACAGCCATGATGATTAATTCATCAAACTAACTAATTGCAGGATTTgcttcttctttgcaaaacCCAACCGCTGTACACTGAACGTGAGTTCTGGACTGTCGGTCGGACAGTAGTCCAGTTAAGATCTgatctgattctgatttttgATGAACTTAATCAATTGAAAACATAGTTGATGgtttaattgataatgaaaattatCGTTAGCTGCAGCTAATGTCTCTGCGAATTCACGTGTTGGTTTTAATGAAACTTAATGAAACCTGAgatcatgttttttaaactgtgatAAGATCCGCCTCGTCTTCTCTCTCAGAATCTGCAGCTCCCGTCGGAcgttcagctcattgtttatcagtctgaatgcatttttgctgttctggttcactctcacgCTGAAATAGAGAAATACTGGACTGACATTCACCAGGTGACACAAATGAAAGATAACATCGCTCcctaactgctggatgtgtgaagtATGTTTTCAAGTTCatcatcaaaataaaaagatgatgaTAGGTCAGTGAGCTCACaagttgtttctgctgccaaaaaaaaaaaatctgctactGCAGGTAAtcaccctcctcttcatcgtcaCCCCTGACTCTCACCTCCTCTTtgagctgctcctctgtcttGCCCACCCAGGCCACCTCGGGGTGTGTGTAGATGACGGAGGGAACGCAGTTGTAGTCGATGTGCACGGCGCCGCCGGCCATGCCCTCCACGCAGATGATGCCCTCGTCCTCGGCCTTGTGGGCCAACATTGGCCCAGCGACCACGTCGCCGATGGCATAAATACTgaggggaagaggggaggggggacaaGTAAGTGATATGTTTTGTTTAGGGAGCAAATACTCAAGTCTGTTACACTTATACAGCAGCATTTAAGGTAAGCTGAATACGGTTTAATATCTGCTACAACCGTTTCGTACCTGGGTACTTTGGTCTGGAAGCGGTTGTTGACGGGGATGCGGCCCCTGTTGTCCAGCTCGATGCCTACAGAATCCAGACCCAGGTTCTCGGTGTAAGGTCGTCTGCCGATACAGACCAGCAGGACGTCACATGTCAGAGTCTCGTTCTTCCCTCCGGCCGCCGCCtccactctgaaacacacacgtCAGGTATAAGTCAAATTTCAAAAAGACACATCAAGACTCTGATATCCGAACCGGATTCTGGAGTGTTTCACTCACGCCACATCGATCTTGCCGTCGGGCCTCTTGGTGGCTCCCATGACTTTGGTGCCGAGCTTGAACTTGAGGCCCTGCTTCTGCAGGATGCGCTGGAAGTTCTTGGACATCTCCATGTCGATGCCCATGCCGCCCACATGGCCCAAGAACTCCACCGCTGTGACTTTAGAGCCCAGACGGTGCCACACTGACCcctgcaggacaaacacttGTGTGAATCATGGCTGCTCACACATACGGACTCAGAAGCTGGAGCGGCGGTAGACTGCTATGGGAACTGGtgttgcagccctgcagcagccggcagagcagcagcactaCAGAGGACAACTGCAAATATCCTCTGATGCTTTGCAAGCGATGCTGTTTATTACTCAGCTAATCTGTCCTCAGGAGACAGTAGaacagcttcctgctgtgtggTATCATGGCCATCTAGTCAGTTCagtacaacacaacacagccacagagctgcagcctcaaCCTACGACTTATCCGTCCAGCAGATTTATTAGCTCCTaaaccaaacaggaaaacaagaacTTTGAGGAGCCGAAGGAAATGGTGCTCTGAGGATTATCTGAGTAACTTTATCGATATTCTGGATCAGAGAGTCAGTaagcatttgacattttaatgtgaaccAGACAAGCATTGCCAGATTGGGCTGTTTCCACCAATGAAAAGTTCAGTCAGGTTTGACACATAACTGATGatcaaatgtaatttcagttttttaaaactCAGTTGaaacttttttcttcctgttcccATTATTAAAAGCTTGAAGTAAAAGCTTAATTCTGTTCATATGAGTTTAAACTTAAACTCCCAGTTGAATCAAACATTGTCTAAAATCTATATTTCATTATAGATTTTCCATTATTGTGAGCAGGTTTTGGGCTTTTCCTGTGATGACCAGCTGGGTTCTAgactctgactctctgactgGGCTGCTGTTCAGTCCAATCTGGCAACACGGCACCAAACTGAAGTGATGCTGACCAGCTCCACTCCGATGACTCCGGCTCCGATCACGATCAGCTCCTCCGGAACCTTCTTCAGGGACAGAGCTCCTGTTGATGACACGACGCTCTCCTCGTCgatcttaaaaaacaaaacattcaaggGTGTAAACGAGTTTCAGTTTATTTAGCATGTTGATTTAAACCGTGAGCACCTGACATTTAGCCTCTACGTCTGCAAGTaaagtgatgaaaaacaagaagC of Chelmon rostratus isolate fCheRos1 chromosome 6, fCheRos1.pri, whole genome shotgun sequence contains these proteins:
- the dldh gene encoding dihydrolipoyl dehydrogenase, mitochondrial; amino-acid sequence: MQSWTQLYRSLATRSHHLPCKLHGAAALSVRTYADKAAIDADVTVVGSGPGGYVAAIKAAQLGFKTVCVEKNVTLGGTCLNVGCIPSKALLNNSYLYHMAHGKDFESRGIEISGISLNLEKMMAQKSGAVKALTGGIAHLFKQNKVTHVNGFGRVTGKNQVTAVAADGSEQVINTKNILIATGSEVTPFPGIQIDEESVVSSTGALSLKKVPEELIVIGAGVIGVELGSVWHRLGSKVTAVEFLGHVGGMGIDMEMSKNFQRILQKQGLKFKLGTKVMGATKRPDGKIDVAVEAAAGGKNETLTCDVLLVCIGRRPYTENLGLDSVGIELDNRGRIPVNNRFQTKVPSIYAIGDVVAGPMLAHKAEDEGIICVEGMAGGAVHIDYNCVPSVIYTHPEVAWVGKTEEQLKEEGVPYRVGKFPFAANSRAKTNADTDGMVKILSHKETDRMLGAHIVGTGAGEMINEAALAMEYGASCEDVARVCHAHPTVSEAFREANLAASFGKAINF